In Buchnera aphidicola (Schlechtendalia peitan), one genomic interval encodes:
- the grpE gene encoding nucleotide exchange factor GrpE, with protein sequence MNFEKKESNFLKNNKNSKKHNEKEKLNENENNSTNNIEKLNQTILEIKKNISDIKLREQAEIENIKKYADKRIQDIKTMQLQHFYKNLIPILDDLINISNNTCQLNVKNNKIIEGISLTVKLLLETTKKFGLVLEKTVNIKFNPSLHEIESNKNINDIHSYVVSSIIKTGYIFQGTVIRKATVKIQKLSL encoded by the coding sequence ATGAATTTCGAAAAAAAAGAATCAAACTTTCTAAAAAATAATAAAAATTCTAAGAAACATAATGAAAAAGAGAAATTAAATGAAAATGAAAACAATTCTACAAACAACATCGAAAAACTTAATCAAACAATACTCGAAATTAAAAAAAATATTAGTGACATTAAACTAAGAGAGCAAGCTGAAATAGAAAATATCAAAAAATATGCTGATAAAAGAATACAAGATATAAAAACCATGCAACTACAACATTTTTATAAAAATTTAATACCAATATTAGATGACTTAATAAACATTAGTAATAATACATGTCAGTTAAATGTGAAAAATAATAAAATTATTGAAGGTATTTCACTAACAGTAAAATTGCTATTAGAAACAACAAAGAAATTTGGACTAGTATTAGAAAAAACAGTAAATATAAAATTTAATCCATCATTACATGAAATTGAATCTAATAAAAATATAAATGATATTCATTCTTACGTCGTGTCTTCAATCATTAAAACTGGTTACATCTTTCAAGGAACAGTCATACGAAAAGCTACAGTAAAAATACAAAAATTATCACTATAG
- the nadK gene encoding NAD(+) kinase: MKQYFHCIGIVGYPRCSSALSTHKVLYNWLKKHEYYVIIEDKVASHLDLKDMHIDSIFNIGKKCDLVIVVGGDGNMLCAARILSAYKMKIIGVNRGKLGFLTDLNPDIALKQLLHVLSGKYVQENRFLLEVKIIKNNELYAESKAINEIVLHAAHVAHMIDFEVYINDDFAFSQRSDGLIISTPTGSTGYSLSAGGPILVTSLEAIVLVPMFPHTLSSRPLVIDSTSKICLRCMETISELKISCDSQIILSVEKHDLIFIKKSTDFLCLIHPINYSYFDVLSSKLNWLKK; this comes from the coding sequence GTGAAACAATATTTTCATTGCATTGGAATAGTAGGTTATCCTCGTTGTTCTAGTGCATTATCTACGCATAAAGTTCTTTATAATTGGTTAAAGAAACATGAATATTACGTTATTATTGAAGACAAAGTAGCAAGTCATCTAGATTTAAAAGACATGCATATAGATTCAATATTTAACATTGGTAAAAAATGTGATTTAGTAATAGTTGTAGGAGGCGATGGTAATATGCTATGTGCAGCTCGTATATTATCCGCTTATAAAATGAAAATTATTGGTGTTAACAGAGGAAAACTAGGTTTTTTAACTGATTTAAATCCAGATATTGCATTAAAACAGTTATTACATGTTCTTTCTGGAAAATACGTTCAAGAAAATCGTTTTTTATTAGAAGTAAAAATTATTAAAAATAATGAATTATACGCTGAGAGTAAAGCAATTAATGAAATTGTATTGCATGCTGCACATGTAGCTCATATGATTGATTTTGAAGTGTATATTAACGACGATTTCGCTTTTTCTCAACGTTCAGACGGTTTAATTATTTCTACTCCTACGGGTTCAACTGGATATTCGCTCTCAGCAGGAGGACCAATTTTAGTAACTTCTTTAGAAGCGATTGTATTAGTTCCTATGTTTCCTCATACTTTGTCATCTCGTCCTTTAGTAATTGATAGTACTAGTAAAATTTGTTTAAGATGTATGGAAACTATATCAGAATTAAAAATAAGTTGTGATAGTCAGATAATATTATCAGTAGAAAAGCATGATTTAATTTTTATTAAAAAGAGTACAGATTTTTTATGTTTAATACACCCGATAAATTATAGTTACTTCGATGTTTTAAGTTCTAAATTAAATTGGTTAAAAAAATAA
- the grxD gene encoding Grx4 family monothiol glutaredoxin: MNIIKKIQDQIKNNPILIYMKGTPECPSCGFSAQAVQALSSCSKKFAYIDVLKHSDIRSELPKYANWPTFPQLWINGSLIGGCNIILELFESGKLKDLVIHTIDNVKNSK, from the coding sequence ATGAATATTATAAAAAAAATTCAAGATCAAATTAAAAATAATCCTATTTTAATTTATATGAAGGGTACCCCTGAATGTCCTAGTTGTGGATTTTCTGCACAAGCTGTTCAAGCTTTATCTTCGTGTAGTAAAAAATTTGCATATATTGATGTTCTTAAACATTCTGATATTCGTTCTGAATTACCAAAATATGCTAATTGGCCAACTTTTCCACAGTTGTGGATAAATGGAAGTCTTATAGGAGGTTGCAATATTATTTTAGAATTATTTGAAAGTGGAAAATTAAAAGATTTAGTTATACACACTATAGATAATGTTAAAAATTCTAAATAA
- the rnt gene encoding ribonuclease T has protein sequence MYNIKKCSILNKRFRTFYPVVIDIETSGFNSNTNALLEIAVITLKMNSLGMLEQETLLHCHIKPFLGSIIDPNAIACNKIDPFNPLRGAISEYDALNSIFNVIHKGIQKQKCSKSIIVAHNVIFDYNFLMAAITRNKIKNHPFHPFVTFDTATLSGLAVGQTVLSRACKAIGLKFDNNQAHSALYDTKQTANLFCRIVNRWKQLGGWPPNNKL, from the coding sequence ATGTATAACATTAAAAAATGTTCTATTTTAAATAAACGTTTTCGTACCTTTTATCCAGTAGTTATAGATATTGAAACTTCAGGTTTTAATTCGAATACAAATGCATTATTAGAAATTGCTGTTATTACATTAAAAATGAATTCGTTAGGAATGTTAGAACAAGAAACTCTTTTGCATTGCCATATAAAACCATTTCTGGGATCGATTATTGATCCTAATGCTATTGCATGTAATAAAATTGATCCTTTTAATCCGTTACGAGGTGCAATTAGCGAATACGATGCTTTAAACTCTATATTTAACGTCATTCACAAAGGTATTCAAAAGCAAAAGTGTAGCAAAAGCATTATTGTCGCTCATAATGTGATATTTGATTACAACTTTCTTATGGCTGCTATTACACGAAATAAAATAAAAAATCACCCATTTCATCCATTCGTTACTTTCGATACAGCTACATTAAGCGGTCTAGCTGTAGGGCAAACTGTATTGTCAAGAGCATGTAAAGCAATTGGACTAAAATTTGATAATAACCAGGCACATTCAGCTTTATATGATACAAAACAAACAGCTAACCTTTTTTGTAGAATAGTAAATCGCTGGAAACAATTGGGTGGATGGCCACCCAACAATAAACTATAA
- a CDS encoding Fe-Mn family superoxide dismutase, with protein sequence MYYTLPLLSYSYDSLEPYFDERTMRIHHTKHHQAYINNTNDILRHNNIKNMSIEDLISNLCVLDVNNKIGLQNNAGGHANHSLFWSILKLGTILTGNLKTAIENDFGSIENFKRAFETISIKHFGSGWIWLVKENGKLSIVSTINQNNPLMGRKISGVSGFPIFGLDIWEHAYYLKYQNRRIDYIRSFWNVIDWDKVSERFNR encoded by the coding sequence ATGTATTATACTTTACCATTACTTAGTTACTCATATGATAGTTTAGAACCATATTTCGATGAAAGAACCATGCGTATTCATCATACTAAACATCATCAAGCGTATATAAATAATACAAACGATATATTACGTCATAATAATATTAAAAACATGTCTATAGAAGATTTGATATCTAATTTATGTGTATTAGATGTTAATAATAAAATAGGATTGCAAAATAATGCAGGTGGACATGCGAATCATAGCTTGTTCTGGTCTATTTTAAAATTAGGAACTATTTTGACAGGAAATTTGAAAACTGCTATTGAAAACGACTTTGGTTCTATTGAAAATTTTAAAAGAGCATTTGAAACAATTTCTATAAAACATTTTGGTTCTGGTTGGATATGGTTAGTTAAAGAAAATGGAAAATTATCTATTGTTTCTACTATTAATCAAAATAATCCATTGATGGGGAGAAAAATATCTGGTGTGTCAGGTTTTCCTATATTTGGATTAGATATATGGGAGCATGCTTATTATTTAAAATATCAAAATAGACGTATAGATTATATACGTTCTTTCTGGAATGTAATTGATTGGGATAAAGTAAGTGAACGATTTAATAGATGA
- the pth gene encoding aminoacyl-tRNA hydrolase codes for MYFKNTLLIVGLANPILKYNKTRHNVGAWCIQYLSDYYNVHLKKNTKFLGYTGSFFQFNIKVHLFIPNVFMNVCGQSILIISNFYQIKTNEILIIHDELDINPGLIKLKCGCGHNGHNGVRNIINVLTKDNNFLRIQIGIGRPKVPMKISDFVLSSPMVHEMFLIKKSILNAVNVINILLKEKNILVAQKFLNK; via the coding sequence ATGTATTTTAAAAATACTCTATTAATAGTTGGATTAGCTAACCCAATTTTGAAATATAACAAAACTAGGCATAATGTTGGAGCTTGGTGTATTCAGTATTTATCTGATTATTATAATGTACATTTAAAAAAAAATACAAAGTTTTTAGGATATACTGGATCGTTTTTTCAGTTTAATATTAAAGTACATTTATTTATACCTAATGTATTCATGAATGTATGCGGTCAATCTATTTTAATTATATCAAATTTTTATCAAATTAAAACGAATGAAATTTTAATTATTCATGATGAGTTGGATATCAATCCTGGATTAATAAAGCTTAAATGTGGTTGTGGACATAACGGTCATAATGGAGTTAGAAATATTATTAATGTATTAACGAAAGATAACAATTTTTTAAGAATACAAATTGGAATCGGTCGTCCTAAAGTACCTATGAAAATATCGGATTTTGTTTTATCTTCACCTATGGTACATGAAATGTTTTTAATTAAAAAATCTATATTAAATGCAGTAAATGTTATTAATATTTTGTTAAAAGAAAAAAATATTCTAGTAGCACAAAAATTTTTAAACAAGTAA
- the ychF gene encoding redox-regulated ATPase YchF, with translation MGFKCGLVGLPNVGKSTIFNKLTDLKTSAENFPFCTIKPNFGITLISDNRLNILSNIANSNCIIPTYIELVDIAGLVKGAHQGEGLGNNFLHHIKTTDLIVHVVRSFKNDNISHVYGRIDPIADIEIINLELILSDFDVCTNRIKKLKKNYTCNKTIIDQEIKILLYCLDVLEKNKFLKSSNLTSEEIKIISHLKFITLKPMMYVVNASPHYNDNVCVQELLNILKRDNSCVSLVNINDINDNCVHDDIDTSVQYETLNLNKLGLKSIAVYGYKLLKLKTFFTVGEKEVRAWTTISNIPIRESVRCIHTDFSIGFIRAQIISYSDFVKYNGQKNVKKHGKMRVEGKNYCIHDGDIVNVLYKK, from the coding sequence ATGGGTTTTAAATGTGGTTTAGTAGGATTACCTAATGTTGGAAAGTCAACTATTTTTAATAAACTAACAGATTTAAAAACATCTGCAGAGAATTTCCCATTTTGTACTATTAAACCTAATTTTGGTATTACCTTAATTTCTGATAATCGTTTAAATATACTTTCTAATATAGCTAATTCTAATTGTATTATTCCAACATATATTGAGTTAGTAGATATAGCTGGTTTAGTTAAAGGCGCGCATCAAGGCGAAGGTTTAGGTAATAATTTTTTACATCACATTAAAACTACAGATTTAATAGTTCATGTTGTGCGTAGCTTTAAAAACGATAATATTTCGCATGTTTATGGTCGAATAGATCCGATCGCAGATATTGAAATAATAAATTTAGAATTGATATTGTCTGATTTCGATGTTTGTACGAATAGAATTAAAAAATTAAAAAAAAATTATACATGTAATAAAACAATAATAGATCAAGAAATAAAAATATTATTATATTGTTTAGATGTTTTAGAGAAAAATAAATTTTTAAAATCATCTAATTTGACTTCAGAAGAAATTAAAATTATTAGTCATTTAAAGTTTATTACATTAAAACCGATGATGTATGTTGTTAATGCAAGTCCTCATTATAATGATAATGTATGTGTTCAAGAACTTTTAAATATTTTAAAAAGAGATAATTCTTGTGTATCTTTAGTTAATATAAATGATATTAATGATAATTGTGTACACGATGATATAGATACAAGTGTGCAATATGAAACATTAAATTTAAATAAATTAGGATTAAAGTCTATTGCTGTTTATGGATATAAATTATTAAAGTTAAAAACTTTTTTTACTGTTGGGGAAAAAGAAGTACGCGCGTGGACGACTATTAGTAATATTCCAATTCGCGAATCAGTAAGATGTATTCATACTGATTTTAGTATAGGTTTCATTCGTGCTCAGATTATTTCATATTCTGATTTTGTAAAATATAATGGACAAAAAAATGTTAAGAAACATGGAAAAATGCGAGTGGAGGGAAAGAACTACTGCATTCATGATGGAGACATTGTTAATGTTTTATATAAAAAATGA
- the thrC gene encoding threonine synthase, with translation MRLYNLKNIKEEVNFSKAVRLGLGEQQGLFFPKNLPIITPKILSELLEMNFLKRSSKILSIIIGNEICNTELEEQVNAAFSCTTPVIVPITKNISCLELFHGPTLAFKDFGARFMAQVISFLNHGKNKVITILTATSGDTGAAVAHAFYKMKNVRVIILYPQGKISELQERLFCTLGENITTISINGSFDECQNLVKQAFQDHELKKKIGLNSANSINISRLFAQICYYFEAYSLINNQQKKNLIISIPCGNFGNITAGLLAKSLGLPIKSFIASTNANDTVPRFLKTGKWIPKNTISTISNAMDISQPNNWPRVEELFRRKSWSLNKLGFGSVSDSSTEESLKDLQHKGYISEPHAAVAYHLLKNKLKDNEFGLFLGTAHPSKFKKTVEKILNITLSLPVELSSRIKLPILSHNICPNFSILRKFL, from the coding sequence ATGAGACTATATAATTTAAAAAATATAAAAGAAGAAGTTAATTTTTCAAAAGCTGTAAGACTTGGATTAGGAGAGCAACAAGGATTATTTTTTCCAAAAAATTTACCAATAATTACGCCAAAAATACTTTCAGAATTGCTAGAAATGAATTTTTTAAAAAGAAGTAGTAAAATACTTTCTATAATTATAGGTAACGAAATTTGTAACACTGAATTAGAAGAACAAGTTAACGCAGCATTTTCCTGTACTACTCCAGTAATTGTCCCAATTACAAAAAATATATCATGTCTAGAACTTTTTCATGGACCCACACTTGCTTTTAAAGACTTTGGTGCAAGATTTATGGCTCAAGTGATTTCTTTCTTAAATCATGGCAAAAATAAAGTTATAACAATTCTAACAGCTACTTCTGGAGATACAGGAGCTGCAGTAGCTCATGCATTTTATAAAATGAAAAATGTTAGAGTAATTATTCTGTATCCTCAAGGGAAAATTAGCGAGTTACAAGAACGATTATTCTGTACATTAGGAGAAAATATAACAACTATTTCAATTAACGGAAGTTTTGATGAATGTCAAAACTTAGTTAAACAAGCGTTTCAAGATCATGAACTTAAAAAAAAAATAGGACTAAATTCTGCAAATTCTATTAATATTAGTCGATTATTTGCACAAATATGTTATTATTTTGAAGCTTATTCTCTAATTAACAATCAACAAAAGAAAAATTTAATAATATCCATTCCTTGCGGAAATTTTGGTAATATTACTGCAGGCTTATTAGCAAAATCTTTAGGACTTCCTATAAAATCATTTATAGCTTCTACTAATGCTAATGATACAGTTCCAAGATTTCTAAAAACAGGTAAGTGGATACCTAAAAACACTATATCAACAATTTCTAATGCTATGGATATCAGTCAACCTAATAATTGGCCAAGAGTAGAAGAACTATTTAGAAGAAAATCGTGGTCTCTAAACAAATTAGGATTTGGTAGCGTGTCTGATTCATCAACAGAAGAAAGTTTAAAAGATTTGCAACATAAAGGTTATATTTCAGAACCGCACGCAGCAGTAGCATATCATTTACTAAAAAATAAATTAAAAGATAACGAATTTGGTTTATTTTTAGGAACTGCACATCCATCAAAATTTAAAAAAACTGTAGAAAAAATTTTGAATATTACTCTATCTTTACCTGTAGAATTATCTAGTCGCATTAAATTACCAATATTATCTCATAATATTTGTCCTAATTTTTCTATACTAAGAAAATTTTTATAA
- the thrB gene encoding homoserine kinase gives MIKFYSPASIGNVGVGFDVLGAAIAPIDGSFLGDIITITPSKTFHLINTGTFSHQLPISINNNIVWKCWSYFCSILKKNLPITIILEKNMPIGSGLGSSACSIVASVTAMNAYFNNPIKTTELLLLMGELEGQISGSIHYDNVAPCFLGGLQLIINNNNIICQKLPMFKNWLWTIAWPGIKIATSDARTMLPIKYSKDVCIEHSRYLAGFIHSLYTQQPSLASKLMNDVIAEPYRLKLLPNFLKTRKETKKIGAIGCGISGSGPTIFVISDNLDTAKNVEKWLNKHYLQTNQGFVHICKLDTLGTRQIG, from the coding sequence GTGATAAAATTTTATTCTCCTGCGTCCATTGGAAATGTAGGAGTTGGATTCGATGTACTAGGTGCTGCTATTGCACCAATAGATGGATCATTTTTAGGAGATATTATTACAATTACTCCTTCAAAAACTTTTCATCTAATAAATACAGGAACATTTTCACATCAACTTCCAATCAGTATTAATAATAATATAGTATGGAAATGTTGGTCGTATTTTTGCTCTATTCTTAAAAAAAATCTTCCGATTACTATTATTTTAGAAAAAAATATGCCAATTGGATCAGGATTAGGATCTAGTGCTTGTTCTATTGTTGCTTCTGTTACTGCTATGAACGCATATTTTAATAATCCTATAAAAACGACTGAGTTATTATTACTTATGGGAGAATTAGAAGGTCAAATATCTGGCAGCATACATTATGATAATGTCGCACCATGCTTTTTAGGTGGTTTGCAATTAATAATTAATAATAATAATATAATATGTCAAAAATTACCAATGTTTAAAAACTGGTTATGGACTATTGCCTGGCCAGGAATAAAAATTGCAACATCAGATGCAAGAACAATGTTACCTATAAAATACAGTAAAGATGTATGTATTGAACATAGTAGATACTTAGCTGGCTTTATTCATTCTTTATATACACAGCAACCTAGTTTAGCTTCGAAACTTATGAACGATGTTATCGCTGAACCATATCGACTTAAATTATTACCCAACTTTTTAAAAACTAGAAAAGAAACTAAAAAAATAGGAGCAATAGGATGCGGAATATCAGGATCAGGACCAACTATTTTTGTCATTTCTGATAATTTAGACACAGCAAAAAATGTAGAGAAATGGCTTAATAAACATTATTTACAAACTAATCAAGGGTTTGTACACATCTGTAAACTTGATACTCTAGGTACTCGCCAAATAGGATAA
- the thrA gene encoding bifunctional aspartate kinase/homoserine dehydrogenase I has translation MKILKFGGTSLANATKFLSVANIIKRSFEKEQVAIVLSAPEKITNTLISIIEQTIEKCDVLPEINKVKKFFLNLISQIQQKNHNFPYETTLTIINKKFEKLKSTFRGIHLLNQCPDNIRAKIICYGELLSINIMDGILKSMSYHVTIIDPRKNLLAQGDCLDATVDIVTSKKRINLINIPKNHIILMAGFIASDNEKKIVVLGRNGSDYSAAILSVCLEGRICEIWTDVDGVYTCDPKTVENAKLLKSLSYKEAMDFSYFGAQVLHPKTIIPIKQFKIPCLIKNTINPNASGTMICENSDEIQTPIKGIAYLNNIVMFNISGPGMNNMITVASRTLSAISLSGIWIILITQSSSEFNINFCISQNHAKKAINILENEFQLELKNKLLKPIKIIEKLSVISVIGSQINIQTHAFAKIFSALSTSNIDVFAIAQGSSENSISIVIKNEFTIPGIKIIHHFLFNKNRIIEIFLIGIGGVGKNLLKQLHVQQNWLKLKNIDIRVYGIANSKIFLKNKNGINLNHWKKNFLKENKSFHINDLIHISKKHTLINPVIVDCTSDQEIANQYPKFLINGFNIVTSNKKANTSSLKHYHDIRSAALRSNKKFLYETNVGAGLPVIENLKKLLYTGDKIIRFRGILSGSLSFIFGKLEDNVLLSEAIKQAQELGFTEPNPKDDLSGIDVARKLLILAREIGLKLELDDINIEPILPKNFDCISDTDNFMIHLKTLDKVFYERTQKAKEIGKTLRFIGIIKEGGQCQVKLDEIDKKDPLYAIKNGENALAFYSKYYQPIPLLLRGYGAGNSVTASGVFSDILRI, from the coding sequence ATGAAAATACTTAAATTTGGTGGAACTTCACTAGCTAATGCTACAAAATTTTTATCCGTAGCTAATATTATTAAAAGAAGTTTTGAAAAAGAACAAGTAGCTATTGTACTTTCTGCTCCCGAAAAAATAACTAATACCTTAATTAGTATAATTGAACAAACAATTGAAAAATGTGATGTATTACCTGAAATAAATAAAGTCAAAAAATTTTTTTTAAATCTAATTTCACAAATACAACAAAAAAACCATAATTTTCCTTATGAAACAACTTTAACAATTATCAACAAAAAGTTTGAAAAATTAAAATCTACTTTTCGTGGAATACACTTATTAAATCAATGTCCTGATAATATTCGTGCTAAAATAATTTGCTATGGAGAATTGTTATCCATAAATATTATGGATGGTATTTTAAAATCTATGTCATATCACGTTACTATTATTGATCCGAGAAAAAATCTTCTAGCACAGGGGGATTGTTTAGATGCTACTGTTGATATTGTAACTTCTAAAAAAAGAATTAATTTAATAAATATACCTAAAAATCATATTATATTAATGGCTGGTTTTATTGCTAGTGACAACGAAAAAAAAATAGTTGTATTAGGACGTAATGGATCTGACTATTCTGCAGCAATTTTATCTGTATGCTTAGAAGGGAGAATTTGTGAAATTTGGACTGATGTCGATGGAGTATATACATGCGATCCGAAAACAGTAGAAAACGCTAAATTATTAAAATCTCTTTCATATAAAGAAGCTATGGATTTTTCTTATTTTGGAGCACAAGTATTACATCCAAAAACTATTATTCCTATTAAACAATTTAAAATTCCGTGTTTAATAAAAAATACTATAAATCCCAACGCTAGTGGAACTATGATTTGTGAAAATTCCGACGAAATTCAAACACCTATAAAGGGGATTGCATATTTAAATAACATAGTCATGTTTAATATCTCAGGACCAGGAATGAATAACATGATTACAGTAGCATCAAGAACATTATCTGCTATATCTTTAAGTGGAATCTGGATAATATTAATTACACAATCTTCTTCAGAATTCAATATTAATTTTTGTATATCTCAAAATCATGCAAAAAAAGCTATCAACATATTAGAAAACGAGTTTCAATTAGAACTGAAGAACAAATTATTAAAACCCATAAAAATAATAGAAAAATTATCCGTTATATCTGTGATTGGATCTCAAATCAATATTCAAACACATGCTTTTGCAAAAATATTCTCTGCTCTAAGTACATCTAATATAGACGTCTTTGCCATTGCACAGGGTTCATCAGAAAACTCAATTTCAATAGTTATAAAAAATGAATTTACTATACCCGGAATTAAAATTATACATCATTTCTTATTTAACAAAAATCGAATTATAGAAATTTTTTTAATAGGTATTGGAGGAGTAGGAAAGAATTTATTAAAACAATTACATGTTCAACAAAATTGGCTAAAATTAAAAAACATAGACATTCGGGTATATGGAATCGCCAATTCAAAAATATTTCTCAAAAATAAAAATGGAATCAACTTAAATCACTGGAAAAAAAATTTTTTAAAAGAAAACAAATCTTTTCATATAAATGATTTAATACATATATCTAAAAAACATACTCTAATTAATCCTGTTATAGTCGATTGTACTTCTGATCAAGAAATAGCAAATCAATATCCTAAATTTCTAATCAACGGATTCAATATAGTTACATCTAATAAAAAAGCAAACACATCTAGCTTAAAACATTATCACGATATTAGATCAGCTGCTTTACGTTCTAATAAGAAATTTCTCTATGAAACTAATGTTGGTGCAGGTTTACCTGTAATAGAAAACTTAAAAAAGTTACTTTATACTGGAGATAAAATAATACGCTTTAGAGGAATTTTATCAGGCTCATTATCATTTATTTTTGGAAAGTTAGAAGATAACGTATTATTATCTGAAGCAATAAAACAAGCACAAGAATTAGGATTTACTGAACCAAATCCTAAAGATGATCTATCAGGAATAGATGTAGCTAGAAAATTACTAATATTAGCTAGAGAAATTGGATTAAAATTAGAGTTAGATGATATCAATATTGAACCTATACTCCCTAAAAATTTTGATTGTATATCAGATACTGATAATTTCATGATTCACCTTAAAACATTAGATAAAGTATTCTATGAACGAACACAAAAAGCAAAAGAAATAGGAAAAACTCTAAGATTTATAGGAATTATAAAAGAAGGAGGACAATGCCAAGTAAAATTAGATGAAATTGACAAAAAAGATCCATTATATGCAATAAAAAACGGAGAAAATGCATTAGCTTTTTATAGCAAATATTATCAACCAATTCCATTGTTGTTACGAGGATACGGAGCAGGAAATAGTGTCACTGCTTCTGGAGTATTTTCAGATATATTACGAATATAA